A single region of the Mycobacterium avium subsp. avium genome encodes:
- a CDS encoding nitronate monooxygenase, with protein sequence MVLGFWDITVPIVGAPMAGGPGTPALAAAVSNAGGLGFVPGGYVSAEQFADDIAAARKATTGPLGVNLFVPQPSVADWVALDYYAAELEEIAEHYQVEVGHPRYGDDDGWEQKLEVVADVRPELVSFTFGVPPPDVIRRLGALGLLVMVTVTSAYEAGVAVAAGADSLVVQGPAAGGHRGTFAPDMEPANESLHQLIDRIRHAHDIPIIAAGGLGTADEVGAALRRGAVAAQVGTALLLADEAGTNAAHRTALKNPLFATTVVTRAFSGRYARGLENDFTRMLDHVAPLGYPEVNQMTTPIVEAAAAIEDPNGIPLWAGAAFKHASAGPAADIIAGLAATG encoded by the coding sequence ATGGTGCTGGGCTTCTGGGACATCACGGTGCCCATCGTCGGCGCGCCGATGGCCGGCGGGCCCGGCACCCCCGCGTTGGCCGCGGCGGTGTCCAACGCCGGCGGGCTCGGCTTCGTCCCCGGCGGCTACGTCAGCGCCGAACAATTCGCCGACGACATCGCCGCGGCGCGCAAGGCCACCACCGGCCCGCTCGGGGTGAACCTGTTCGTGCCCCAGCCCAGCGTCGCCGACTGGGTGGCCCTGGACTACTACGCGGCGGAACTGGAAGAGATCGCCGAGCACTACCAGGTGGAGGTCGGCCACCCGCGCTACGGCGACGACGACGGGTGGGAGCAGAAGCTCGAGGTGGTCGCCGACGTCCGGCCCGAGCTGGTGTCGTTCACCTTCGGCGTCCCGCCGCCCGACGTGATCCGGCGGCTGGGCGCGCTGGGCCTGCTGGTGATGGTCACGGTGACGTCCGCCTACGAGGCGGGCGTGGCCGTCGCCGCCGGCGCGGACAGCCTGGTGGTCCAGGGTCCTGCGGCCGGCGGGCATCGCGGCACCTTCGCTCCGGACATGGAGCCGGCCAACGAGTCGCTGCACCAGCTCATCGACCGCATCCGGCACGCCCACGACATCCCGATCATCGCCGCCGGCGGGCTCGGCACCGCCGACGAGGTCGGCGCGGCGCTGCGCCGGGGCGCGGTGGCCGCCCAGGTCGGCACCGCGCTGCTGCTCGCCGACGAGGCCGGCACCAATGCGGCGCACCGCACCGCCCTGAAGAACCCGCTGTTCGCCACCACCGTTGTCACCCGGGCGTTTTCGGGCCGCTACGCACGAGGGCTGGAGAACGACTTCACCCGCATGCTCGACCACGTGGCGCCGCTCGGCTATCCCGAGGTGAACCAGATGACCACACCCATCGTCGAGGCGGCCGCCGCCATCGAGGACCCCAACGGGATACCGCTGTGGGCGGGGGCGGCGTTCAAGCACGCCAGCGCCGGCCCCGCGGCCGATATCATCGCCGGCCTGGCCGCCACCGGTTAG